A section of the Ovis canadensis isolate MfBH-ARS-UI-01 breed Bighorn chromosome 1, ARS-UI_OviCan_v2, whole genome shotgun sequence genome encodes:
- the HJV gene encoding hemojuvelin isoform X3, giving the protein MQECIDQKVYQAEVDNLPAAFEDGSINGGDRPGGSSLSIQTANPGSHVEIRAAYIGTTIIIRQTAGQLSFSIRVAEDVARAFSAEQDLQLCVGGCPPSQRLSRSVRSRRGTITIDTARQLCKEGLPVEDAYFHSCVFDVLISGDPNFTVAAQAALEDARAFLPDLEKLHLFPSDAGVPLSPATFPAPLLSGLFVLWLCIQ; this is encoded by the coding sequence ATGCAGGAATGCATTGATCAGAAGGTCTACCAGGCTGAGGTGGACAACCTTCCCGCAGCCTTTGAAGATGGTTCTATCAATGGAGGTGATCGACCTGGGGGCTCAAGTTTGTCCATTCAAACTGCTAACCCTGGGAGCCATGTGGAGATCCGAGCTGCCTACATTGGCACAACTATAATCATTCGGCAGACAGCTGGGCAGctctccttctccatcagagtaGCAGAGGATGTGGCCAGGGCCTTCTCAGCTGAGCAGGACCTGCAGCTCTGTGTTGGGGGATGCCCTCCAAGTCAGCGACTCTCACGCTCAGTGCGTAGTCGTCGGGGAACTATAACCATAGATACTGCCCGACAGCTGTGCAAGGAAGGGCTGCCGGTTGAAGACGCTTACTTTCATTCCTGTGTCTTTGATGTTTTAATCTCCGGTGACCCTAACTTTACTGTGGCAGCTCAGGCAGCTCTGGAGGACGCCCGAGCCTTCCTGCCAGACTTGGAAAAACTACACCTCTTCCCCTCAGATGCTGGGGTTCCTCTTTCCCCAGCAACCTTCCCAGCTCCACTTCTTTCTGGGCTCTTCGTTCTGTGGCTTTGCATTCAGTAA
- the HJV gene encoding hemojuvelin isoform X1: MGDPGQSPSSWSPHGSPPTLSILTLLLLLCGHAYSQCKILRCNAEYVSSTLSLRGGGSPGALRGGGRGGGVGSIGLCRALRSYALCTRRTARTCRGDLAFHSAVHGIEDLMIQHNCSRQGPTAPPPPRGPVFPGAGPIRASGSPAPDPCDYEGRFSRLHRQPPGFLHCASFGDPHVRTFHHHFHTCRVQGAWPLLDNDFLFVQATSSPVALGANATTTRKLTIIFKNMQECIDQKVYQAEVDNLPAAFEDGSINGGDRPGGSSLSIQTANPGSHVEIRAAYIGTTIIIRQTAGQLSFSIRVAEDVARAFSAEQDLQLCVGGCPPSQRLSRSVRSRRGTITIDTARQLCKEGLPVEDAYFHSCVFDVLISGDPNFTVAAQAALEDARAFLPDLEKLHLFPSDAGVPLSPATFPAPLLSGLFVLWLCIQ, translated from the exons ATGGGGGATCCAGGCCAGTCCCCTAGTTCCTGGTCCCCCCATGGCAGTCCCCCAACTCTAAGCATTCTCACTCTCCTGCTGCTCCTCTGTGGACATG CTTATTCTCAATGCAAGATCCTCCGCTGCAATGCTGAGTATGTATCTTCCACTCTGAGCCTTAGAGGTGGGGGTTCACCAGGAGCCCTTCGAGGAGGAGGCCGAGGTGGAGGGGTGGGCTCCATTGGTCTCTGCCGAGCCCTCCGCTCCTACGCGCTCTGCACTCGGCGCACAGCCCGCACCTGCCGCGGGGACCTCGCCTTCCATTCTGCTGTGCACGGCATCGAAGACCTGATGATTCAGCACAACTGCTCCCGCCAGGGCCCCacggcccctcccccaccccgaggCCCCGTCTTTCCGGGCGCAGGCCCGATCCGCGCCTCTGGCTCCCCAGCCCCGGACCCCTGTGACTATGAAGGCCGGTTTTCCCGGCTGCACCGACAACCCCCAGGCTTCTTGCACTGCGCCTCCTTCGGGGACCCTCACGTGCGCACCTTCCATCACCACTTTCACACGTGCCGTGTCCAAGGAGCTTGGCCCTTGCTGGATAATGACTTCCTCTTTGTCCAGGCCACCAGCTCCCCTGTGGCACTGGGGGCCAACGCCACCACCACCCGGAAG CTCACCATTATATTTAAGAACATGCAGGAATGCATTGATCAGAAGGTCTACCAGGCTGAGGTGGACAACCTTCCCGCAGCCTTTGAAGATGGTTCTATCAATGGAGGTGATCGACCTGGGGGCTCAAGTTTGTCCATTCAAACTGCTAACCCTGGGAGCCATGTGGAGATCCGAGCTGCCTACATTGGCACAACTATAATCATTCGGCAGACAGCTGGGCAGctctccttctccatcagagtaGCAGAGGATGTGGCCAGGGCCTTCTCAGCTGAGCAGGACCTGCAGCTCTGTGTTGGGGGATGCCCTCCAAGTCAGCGACTCTCACGCTCAGTGCGTAGTCGTCGGGGAACTATAACCATAGATACTGCCCGACAGCTGTGCAAGGAAGGGCTGCCGGTTGAAGACGCTTACTTTCATTCCTGTGTCTTTGATGTTTTAATCTCCGGTGACCCTAACTTTACTGTGGCAGCTCAGGCAGCTCTGGAGGACGCCCGAGCCTTCCTGCCAGACTTGGAAAAACTACACCTCTTCCCCTCAGATGCTGGGGTTCCTCTTTCCCCAGCAACCTTCCCAGCTCCACTTCTTTCTGGGCTCTTCGTTCTGTGGCTTTGCATTCAGTAA
- the HJV gene encoding hemojuvelin isoform X2 — MIQHNCSRQGPTAPPPPRGPVFPGAGPIRASGSPAPDPCDYEGRFSRLHRQPPGFLHCASFGDPHVRTFHHHFHTCRVQGAWPLLDNDFLFVQATSSPVALGANATTTRKLTIIFKNMQECIDQKVYQAEVDNLPAAFEDGSINGGDRPGGSSLSIQTANPGSHVEIRAAYIGTTIIIRQTAGQLSFSIRVAEDVARAFSAEQDLQLCVGGCPPSQRLSRSVRSRRGTITIDTARQLCKEGLPVEDAYFHSCVFDVLISGDPNFTVAAQAALEDARAFLPDLEKLHLFPSDAGVPLSPATFPAPLLSGLFVLWLCIQ; from the exons ATGATTCAGCACAACTGCTCCCGCCAGGGCCCCacggcccctcccccaccccgaggCCCCGTCTTTCCGGGCGCAGGCCCGATCCGCGCCTCTGGCTCCCCAGCCCCGGACCCCTGTGACTATGAAGGCCGGTTTTCCCGGCTGCACCGACAACCCCCAGGCTTCTTGCACTGCGCCTCCTTCGGGGACCCTCACGTGCGCACCTTCCATCACCACTTTCACACGTGCCGTGTCCAAGGAGCTTGGCCCTTGCTGGATAATGACTTCCTCTTTGTCCAGGCCACCAGCTCCCCTGTGGCACTGGGGGCCAACGCCACCACCACCCGGAAG CTCACCATTATATTTAAGAACATGCAGGAATGCATTGATCAGAAGGTCTACCAGGCTGAGGTGGACAACCTTCCCGCAGCCTTTGAAGATGGTTCTATCAATGGAGGTGATCGACCTGGGGGCTCAAGTTTGTCCATTCAAACTGCTAACCCTGGGAGCCATGTGGAGATCCGAGCTGCCTACATTGGCACAACTATAATCATTCGGCAGACAGCTGGGCAGctctccttctccatcagagtaGCAGAGGATGTGGCCAGGGCCTTCTCAGCTGAGCAGGACCTGCAGCTCTGTGTTGGGGGATGCCCTCCAAGTCAGCGACTCTCACGCTCAGTGCGTAGTCGTCGGGGAACTATAACCATAGATACTGCCCGACAGCTGTGCAAGGAAGGGCTGCCGGTTGAAGACGCTTACTTTCATTCCTGTGTCTTTGATGTTTTAATCTCCGGTGACCCTAACTTTACTGTGGCAGCTCAGGCAGCTCTGGAGGACGCCCGAGCCTTCCTGCCAGACTTGGAAAAACTACACCTCTTCCCCTCAGATGCTGGGGTTCCTCTTTCCCCAGCAACCTTCCCAGCTCCACTTCTTTCTGGGCTCTTCGTTCTGTGGCTTTGCATTCAGTAA